In one window of Bizionia sp. M204 DNA:
- a CDS encoding S9 family peptidase produces the protein MRFTKQLLLVCFITSLFSTAQNNKISLEDIWSGTFRTERMDALHSMNNGQQYSVLNFDRTSGSTTIDVYDYKTLNKEKTLVNSANLEAVKYFTDYTFSDDESQILLATDVESIFRRSTLGKYFIYDTKTKQLELVAEEKIQEPTFSPDGTKLAYGYNNNLFVKDLKTGNTQQITFDGEKNKIINGITDWVYEEEFGFVRAFEWNAGSDKIAFIRFDETDVPEFSMDVYGQDLYQTQNVFKYPKAGEANAKVSLHIHDLKASQTEEVKVNKTYTDFYIPRIAWTNNPDVLSAQYMNRHQDELDLWFVNAKANTTNLVLEDRDNAYVDVTDNLTFIEDDSFIWTSEKDGYNHIYHYDETGKLINQITKGNWEVTSYYGFDAKNKTIFYQSTENGSINRDVYSIKLNGRDKTRLSANDGTNSAAFSADFSYFIKTFSSATTAPVYTLNNAKNGKQIKLIKDNTALQNKLKEYQMSKKEFSTIAINGNDLNMWMIKPANFDASKSYPLFMFQYSGPGSQSVSNSWNNANDYWYQYLAQKGYIIACVDGRGTGYKGAEFKKVTQKELGKYEVEDQIDAAKKLGAESYIDASRIGIWGWSYGGYMSSNALFKGNDVFKMAIAVAPVTSWRFYDSIYTERYMTTPQENPSGYDENSPINHVDKLKGDFLLIHGTGDDNVHVQNTMRMVEALIQADKQFEWMIYPDKNHGIYGGNTRLHLYKKMTNFIDQTLGDKILP, from the coding sequence ATGAGATTTACAAAACAACTTCTGTTAGTTTGCTTTATAACGAGCCTATTTTCTACGGCTCAAAATAATAAAATTTCACTTGAAGACATCTGGTCTGGTACCTTTAGAACCGAGCGCATGGACGCTTTACACTCCATGAATAATGGTCAGCAATATTCTGTGTTGAATTTTGACCGTACTTCGGGTTCTACAACCATAGATGTTTATGATTATAAAACCTTAAATAAGGAAAAAACATTAGTAAATTCTGCTAATTTAGAAGCGGTAAAATATTTTACAGATTACACCTTTAGTGATGATGAAAGTCAAATACTCTTAGCTACAGACGTTGAATCTATTTTTAGACGTTCAACCCTTGGGAAATATTTTATATATGATACCAAAACAAAACAATTAGAATTAGTAGCTGAAGAAAAAATTCAAGAACCAACGTTTTCGCCTGATGGAACCAAATTAGCTTATGGTTACAATAATAATTTGTTTGTTAAAGATTTAAAAACAGGAAATACCCAACAAATTACTTTTGATGGTGAAAAAAATAAAATTATAAACGGAATCACGGATTGGGTTTATGAAGAAGAATTTGGCTTTGTGCGAGCTTTTGAGTGGAATGCAGGAAGCGATAAAATAGCTTTTATTCGTTTTGATGAAACGGATGTGCCAGAATTTTCTATGGATGTGTACGGACAGGATTTATATCAAACTCAAAACGTGTTTAAGTATCCAAAAGCTGGTGAAGCAAATGCTAAAGTATCATTGCATATTCATGATTTAAAGGCTTCACAAACAGAAGAAGTAAAGGTTAATAAAACGTATACCGATTTTTATATTCCTCGAATAGCATGGACCAATAATCCTGATGTTTTAAGTGCGCAATATATGAACAGACATCAAGATGAATTGGATTTATGGTTTGTAAACGCAAAAGCAAATACAACTAATTTAGTGTTGGAAGATCGTGATAATGCCTATGTGGATGTAACGGATAACTTAACCTTTATAGAGGATGATAGTTTTATTTGGACCAGTGAAAAAGATGGCTACAACCACATTTATCATTATGATGAAACTGGGAAACTAATCAACCAAATTACTAAAGGGAATTGGGAAGTCACTAGTTATTATGGTTTTGATGCCAAGAATAAAACTATTTTTTATCAGTCAACTGAAAATGGTTCCATTAATCGCGATGTTTATTCTATTAAATTAAATGGTCGTGATAAAACCCGATTATCGGCAAATGATGGAACAAATAGTGCTGCCTTTAGTGCTGATTTTTCATATTTTATAAAAACCTTTTCAAGTGCCACTACAGCACCAGTTTACACATTAAATAACGCCAAGAATGGTAAGCAAATTAAATTAATTAAAGACAATACAGCGCTTCAAAATAAGTTGAAGGAATACCAAATGTCTAAAAAAGAATTTTCAACAATTGCTATTAACGGCAATGATTTGAATATGTGGATGATTAAGCCTGCTAATTTTGACGCAAGCAAATCCTACCCCTTATTTATGTTTCAATATTCGGGTCCAGGTTCTCAAAGTGTTTCTAATTCTTGGAATAACGCTAATGATTATTGGTATCAGTATTTAGCTCAAAAAGGCTATATCATTGCTTGTGTAGATGGACGCGGCACCGGATACAAAGGGGCTGAATTTAAGAAAGTAACTCAAAAAGAACTCGGGAAATACGAAGTAGAAGATCAGATAGATGCCGCTAAAAAGTTAGGTGCAGAATCGTATATCGATGCGTCTCGAATTGGTATATGGGGTTGGAGTTATGGCGGATATATGAGTAGTAATGCGTTATTTAAAGGGAATGATGTTTTTAAAATGGCTATTGCTGTAGCACCTGTAACAAGCTGGCGTTTTTACGATTCTATTTATACAGAACGTTATATGACAACACCGCAAGAAAACCCAAGTGGTTATGATGAAAACTCACCCATAAACCACGTGGATAAATTGAAAGGCGATTTTTTATTAATTCACGGAACGGGTGATGATAATGTACATGTTCAAAACACTATGCGGATGGTAGAAGCATTAATCCAAGCGGATAAACAATTTGAGTGGATGATTTATCCTGATAAAAATCACGGTATCTACGGAGGCAACACCCGCTTACATTTATATAAAAAAATGACAAATTTTATTGACCAAACATTGGGTGATAAAATTTTGCCATAG
- a CDS encoding hydroxymethylglutaryl-CoA reductase, degradative yields the protein MNTPISGFSKFSKSEKINWIVDTYFTNSEAAKKTLKQYWNSDEKLQQLHDEFIENTITNYYLPLGVAPNFLINGKLHTIPMAIEESSVVAAASKAAKFWLERGGFKATVLSTTKIGQVHFMFPGNPETLQSFFEQVKSKLLADAKSITQNMEKRGGGILDIELRNKTSHLSGYYQLHATFETLDAMGANFINSCLEQFATTFKREALLYPGFNDAEKQIEIVMSILSNYVPNCLVRAEVSCPVYNLSDDKNIDSEAFAQKFIQAVKIAEIEPYRAVTHNKGIMNGIDAVVLATGNDFRAVEAGVHAYASRDGQYRSLTHAKIENGIFTFWMEIPLALGTVGGLTGLHPLVKFAMELLHKPNAQELMQIVAVAGLAQNFAALRSLTTTGIQEGHMKMHLMNILNQFDATPDEKTQIIHHFKNHVVTHSAVVEAISNIRK from the coding sequence ATGAATACACCCATATCAGGCTTTTCTAAATTCTCAAAATCCGAAAAAATCAATTGGATAGTTGACACTTATTTTACGAATTCAGAAGCTGCCAAAAAAACGCTAAAACAATATTGGAATTCAGACGAAAAGCTACAACAGCTTCACGATGAATTTATTGAAAACACCATTACCAATTATTATTTACCATTAGGCGTGGCACCAAACTTCCTTATTAACGGAAAATTACACACCATTCCTATGGCTATTGAGGAAAGTTCAGTAGTTGCAGCAGCAAGTAAAGCGGCTAAATTTTGGTTGGAGAGAGGTGGTTTTAAGGCAACCGTTTTATCAACTACTAAAATTGGTCAGGTGCATTTTATGTTTCCTGGAAATCCAGAAACACTCCAATCATTTTTTGAACAGGTAAAATCTAAATTACTAGCAGACGCCAAATCCATTACTCAAAACATGGAAAAACGTGGTGGTGGTATTTTAGATATTGAACTCCGTAATAAAACATCCCATTTATCTGGCTATTACCAACTTCACGCAACGTTTGAAACCTTGGATGCCATGGGAGCAAATTTCATAAATTCCTGTTTGGAGCAATTTGCAACAACTTTTAAACGTGAAGCTTTGCTCTATCCCGGTTTTAACGACGCTGAAAAGCAAATTGAAATCGTCATGAGTATTCTCTCTAATTATGTTCCAAACTGTTTAGTGCGTGCGGAAGTATCTTGTCCTGTATACAATTTATCAGATGATAAAAATATTGATTCAGAAGCCTTTGCACAAAAATTTATTCAAGCTGTTAAGATTGCCGAAATTGAACCGTATCGTGCGGTAACCCATAATAAAGGTATTATGAATGGTATTGATGCCGTTGTATTGGCAACTGGTAATGATTTTCGTGCTGTGGAAGCTGGTGTTCATGCGTATGCATCGCGCGATGGGCAGTACCGAAGTTTAACACATGCTAAAATTGAAAATGGCATATTTACCTTTTGGATGGAAATCCCTTTAGCATTAGGAACCGTTGGTGGACTTACAGGTTTACATCCTTTGGTGAAATTTGCCATGGAATTATTACACAAACCTAACGCTCAAGAACTCATGCAAATAGTAGCTGTGGCTGGATTAGCACAGAATTTTGCCGCACTGCGGTCTTTAACAACAACAGGGATCCAGGAAGGACATATGAAAATGCATTTAATGAATATCTTAAATCAGTTTGATGCAACTCCAGATGAGAAAACACAGATAATCCATCATTTTAAAAACCATGTGGTAACCCATAGCGCAGTAGTAGAAGCTATTAGTAATATACGAAAATAA
- a CDS encoding GYDIA family GHMP kinase has protein sequence MTRFYSNGKLLLTGEYVVLDGALSLALPTKYGQSLFVKPIEAHRILWKSKDEKGRIWFEDSFTISENRINGNNRNNPISERLIQILQETRTLNPKFLNSGYIVESHLTFSRNWGLGSSSTLLNNIANWAQVNPYQLLDKTFGGSGYDIACAQNDTAITYQLQNKNRDVNPVQFNPTFKEHLYFVYLNQKQNSRDGIANYRQAAKSNSNAILEINTITNQMIVCETISEFNLLLNTHEEIISKLIQQPTVKARLFSDFPGALKSLGAWGGDFILVSSTENPEPYFKAKGFQTIIKYQDLIL, from the coding sequence ATGACACGTTTTTATAGCAATGGTAAATTATTATTAACTGGCGAATACGTGGTTTTAGATGGTGCGCTTTCACTTGCTTTACCTACTAAATACGGGCAATCGTTATTTGTAAAACCTATTGAAGCACATAGAATTCTGTGGAAAAGTAAAGATGAAAAAGGAAGGATTTGGTTTGAAGACAGCTTTACTATTTCTGAAAACCGCATCAATGGTAACAACCGAAATAATCCTATTTCAGAGCGATTAATTCAGATTCTTCAAGAAACAAGAACTCTAAATCCAAAATTTTTAAATTCAGGTTATATTGTTGAAAGCCACTTAACATTCTCAAGAAATTGGGGACTTGGCTCTTCTTCTACCTTACTGAATAATATAGCCAATTGGGCCCAAGTAAATCCATATCAACTATTGGATAAAACCTTTGGAGGCAGTGGTTATGATATAGCTTGTGCACAGAATGACACAGCCATAACCTATCAATTACAGAATAAAAACAGGGACGTAAACCCCGTTCAGTTTAATCCAACATTTAAGGAACATTTGTATTTTGTGTATTTAAACCAAAAGCAAAACAGTCGGGATGGTATAGCTAATTACAGGCAAGCAGCTAAAAGCAATTCAAATGCTATTTTAGAAATAAATACGATTACCAATCAGATGATTGTTTGTGAAACCATTTCAGAATTCAATCTACTATTGAATACTCATGAAGAAATTATTTCTAAACTAATTCAACAACCAACCGTTAAAGCGCGTTTGTTTTCAGACTTTCCTGGCGCATTAAAAAGCCTTGGTGCTTGGGGTGGCGATTTTATTTTGGTGTCTTCTACTGAAAATCCTGAACCCTATTTTAAGGCGAAAGGCTTTCAGACAATTATTAAGTATCAAGATTTGATTTTATAA
- a CDS encoding SurA N-terminal domain-containing protein, with the protein MAVLNKIRQRSLFLILIIALALFSFVLSDLFRNSDALSAKSQNIVATINGKDITREDFLMKVENATQQMGGQATQTQIMNRVWEQEVRNAVLENQFEKLGITVERDQMRDILRTNLASNPDFQNEAGLFDDNKLTEYIANLKATSAAAYQQWIDYENSISVNALQQNYFNMVKAGMIGTLAEGKLQHKLEGDNADIKFVQVPFSSIADSTITVSKAEIETYMKNHRNQYEVEESRDLQYVQFKEEASVEDIQELENEISKYKTDRAEFVNGRTDTIQAFSKVKNNENYINFIANSEVKFDNRFILKSALPEAVAEDIFNLNVGDVYGPYKDNGLVKLTKMIAVTQLPDSVKARHILIPFVGSRSQTETTTQTEVEAKKTADSLMAVIKADKDKFVSLLDFSADTVSNEKEGVLDWFTYNAMVPEFRDFTFENEEGSIGVVKSDFGFHVIEILGQKNKQRAVKIGTIARKIEPSEQTVNDVFRKASNFEISLEKGDFADLAKEQDYVVRPVNTIKVLDETIPGLGNQRAITRWAFEEATEVGDYKRFNVPGGYAIVQLVAKNKAGLMKSEDASVTALPAIRKQKKAEQIRSRVSATTLEDLAKAENTSVRSALAINMKTPTISGAGNEPKVVGYAFGMKEGETSKLIEGEKGMYMVRVEKLTPAAELENYQGLANQVQVSKVNSVNSKLYPALKEASEIEDNRAKTVQ; encoded by the coding sequence ATGGCAGTTTTAAATAAAATTAGACAACGCTCACTATTCCTGATATTAATAATTGCATTAGCATTATTTTCATTCGTATTATCAGATTTATTCAGAAACAGTGATGCGCTTTCAGCAAAATCTCAAAACATTGTTGCTACCATAAATGGTAAAGATATTACACGTGAGGATTTTTTAATGAAAGTAGAAAATGCAACTCAACAAATGGGTGGTCAAGCTACACAAACGCAAATAATGAACCGTGTTTGGGAACAAGAGGTTCGTAATGCTGTACTGGAAAACCAATTTGAAAAATTAGGAATAACTGTTGAAAGAGATCAAATGCGTGATATTTTACGTACTAATTTGGCCTCAAATCCAGATTTTCAAAATGAAGCTGGACTGTTTGATGATAATAAACTAACAGAATACATTGCTAATTTAAAAGCAACGTCTGCCGCAGCATATCAACAATGGATTGACTATGAAAATTCTATTTCTGTAAATGCATTGCAACAAAACTACTTTAACATGGTTAAAGCTGGTATGATTGGAACGCTTGCTGAAGGTAAATTACAACACAAATTAGAAGGAGATAATGCCGATATTAAATTTGTTCAAGTTCCTTTTTCTTCAATAGCAGATAGTACAATTACAGTTTCTAAAGCAGAAATTGAAACGTACATGAAAAATCACAGAAATCAATACGAAGTAGAAGAATCTAGAGATTTACAGTATGTTCAATTTAAAGAAGAAGCATCTGTAGAAGATATTCAGGAATTAGAAAATGAAATTTCCAAGTACAAAACAGATCGTGCTGAATTTGTAAATGGGAGAACAGATACAATTCAAGCATTCTCAAAAGTTAAAAACAATGAGAACTACATCAACTTTATTGCAAATTCTGAAGTGAAGTTTGATAATCGTTTTATTTTAAAGTCAGCTTTACCTGAAGCCGTTGCAGAAGATATTTTCAATTTAAACGTTGGTGATGTTTACGGGCCTTATAAAGATAATGGTTTAGTTAAATTAACTAAAATGATAGCCGTAACCCAATTGCCGGATTCGGTTAAAGCCAGACATATTTTAATTCCTTTTGTAGGATCTCGTTCGCAAACTGAAACAACTACACAAACAGAAGTTGAAGCTAAAAAAACAGCTGATAGTTTAATGGCGGTTATAAAAGCAGATAAGGATAAGTTTGTATCATTGTTAGATTTTTCTGCTGATACAGTAAGTAATGAAAAAGAAGGAGTTTTAGATTGGTTTACTTACAATGCTATGGTTCCTGAATTCAGAGATTTTACTTTCGAAAATGAAGAAGGATCTATTGGTGTTGTGAAATCGGATTTCGGTTTCCACGTCATTGAAATATTAGGCCAGAAAAACAAACAACGTGCTGTTAAAATAGGAACAATTGCTAGAAAAATTGAGCCATCTGAACAAACAGTGAACGATGTATTTAGAAAAGCATCAAATTTCGAAATTAGTTTAGAAAAAGGTGATTTCGCTGATTTAGCAAAAGAACAAGATTATGTGGTTCGTCCAGTAAATACCATTAAAGTATTAGACGAAACCATTCCAGGATTAGGAAACCAACGTGCTATTACACGCTGGGCTTTTGAGGAAGCTACGGAAGTAGGAGATTACAAGCGTTTCAATGTGCCAGGTGGTTATGCAATTGTTCAGTTAGTAGCTAAAAATAAAGCAGGTTTAATGAAATCTGAAGACGCTTCAGTTACAGCCTTACCAGCAATTCGTAAGCAAAAGAAAGCAGAGCAAATTAGAAGTAGAGTTTCTGCAACAACATTAGAAGATTTAGCAAAAGCTGAAAACACATCAGTACGTTCGGCATTAGCAATTAATATGAAAACACCAACTATTTCAGGAGCAGGAAATGAGCCAAAAGTTGTTGGTTATGCTTTTGGAATGAAAGAGGGTGAAACGTCTAAATTAATTGAAGGTGAAAAAGGGATGTATATGGTTCGCGTTGAAAAACTAACGCCAGCTGCAGAATTAGAAAATTACCAAGGACTTGCCAATCAAGTGCAAGTATCTAAAGTTAATTCAGTAAATTCTAAATTATACCCTGCGCTTAAGGAGGCTTCTGAAATTGAAGATAATAGAGCTAAAACGGTACAATAA
- a CDS encoding hemolysin family protein gives MNPDVIIIIASLILSAFFSGMEIAYVSSNKIHIEIEKKQSGLLAKILSKLTVKPSKFIATMLIGNNIALVVYGFFMGDLLVAWFQDMLALSNSNSAILNYLLVDFSLLTQTVISTLIILITAEFLPKVFFQIYANSLLKLLAIPAYIFYVLFSWISDFIIWITDFVLKKFFKTEGDQVQLAFTKIELGHYISEQMESAEPHDDVDTEIQIFQNALEFSEVKAREVMVPRTEIIAVDVTESLKTINGKFTDTGITKILVYKGNIDEIIGYAHSFELFKKPKTLKSIIRPVEFVPETMLIKDVLSVLIKKRKSIAVVLDEYGGTSGIMTVEDIVEELFGEIEDEHDTVVLTEEKIDDENYIFSARFEVDYLNETYKINLPDSENYETLGGLIVDFTEGIPEKDEVVIMEDFQFTILEVSNTKIDLVKLKILEED, from the coding sequence ATGAATCCAGATGTCATTATTATAATTGCATCCTTAATCCTTTCTGCCTTCTTTTCAGGTATGGAAATTGCCTATGTGTCTTCTAATAAAATTCACATTGAAATTGAAAAAAAGCAAAGTGGATTACTGGCTAAAATATTATCTAAATTAACGGTAAAACCTTCCAAGTTTATTGCTACCATGCTTATTGGTAATAATATTGCTTTGGTAGTTTACGGGTTTTTTATGGGTGATTTGTTGGTGGCATGGTTTCAAGATATGCTAGCACTGTCTAATTCCAATTCCGCTATTTTAAATTACTTATTGGTAGATTTTAGTCTGCTAACCCAAACGGTTATTTCAACCCTTATTATATTAATTACAGCAGAATTTTTGCCGAAAGTATTTTTCCAAATTTATGCCAATTCCTTGCTTAAATTATTGGCAATACCAGCTTATATATTTTATGTGCTATTTTCATGGATAAGCGATTTTATTATTTGGATAACCGATTTTGTTCTTAAAAAATTCTTTAAAACTGAAGGTGATCAAGTACAACTGGCATTTACCAAAATAGAACTCGGTCATTATATTAGTGAGCAAATGGAATCGGCAGAACCGCATGATGATGTGGATACCGAGATTCAAATATTTCAAAATGCTTTGGAGTTTTCGGAAGTAAAAGCACGCGAAGTCATGGTGCCTAGAACAGAGATTATTGCGGTTGATGTTACTGAATCACTGAAAACTATTAACGGGAAATTTACCGATACAGGAATTACAAAAATACTAGTTTATAAAGGGAACATTGATGAAATAATAGGATATGCCCATTCTTTTGAACTATTTAAAAAACCAAAAACACTTAAATCCATAATAAGGCCTGTTGAATTTGTGCCAGAAACCATGTTGATTAAAGATGTTTTAAGTGTTTTAATTAAAAAACGTAAGAGTATTGCTGTTGTTTTGGATGAATATGGTGGTACCTCTGGAATTATGACCGTTGAAGACATTGTTGAAGAACTCTTTGGAGAAATTGAAGACGAACACGATACCGTTGTATTAACAGAAGAGAAAATTGATGACGAAAACTATATTTTTTCGGCAAGATTTGAGGTGGATTACCTGAATGAAACTTATAAAATTAATCTCCCAGATAGTGAGAACTACGAGACTTTAGGAGGTTTAATTGTAGATTTTACCGAAGGTATTCCAGAGAAAGATGAAGTGGTTATAATGGAAGACTTTCAGTTTACTATTTTAGAAGTTTCTAACACAAAAATCGATTTAGTCAAACTTAAAATTCTTGAAGAAGACTAA
- the lptC gene encoding LPS export ABC transporter periplasmic protein LptC: MTVLIKHIHKTIVLAIALTMVFSCKNNFEDVKKIGISENAPIGIAENMNLKYTDSGRVTALLRSPKMLDFSNRDFPFSEFPDAVELDLFDENNQKSTITADYAIVYDKTGLIDMQGNVVLASYKNDTLYADQLYYDQNREWMFTNQPVTFRTGSDIINGKGFDSDVKFTKAQVLEIDGLINVDE; the protein is encoded by the coding sequence ATGACTGTTTTAATAAAACATATACATAAAACCATAGTCTTAGCTATTGCTTTGACTATGGTTTTTTCTTGCAAAAATAATTTTGAGGACGTTAAAAAAATTGGTATTTCGGAAAATGCACCCATTGGTATTGCCGAAAACATGAATTTGAAGTATACAGATTCCGGTCGTGTAACAGCCCTTTTACGCAGTCCTAAAATGTTAGACTTTTCTAATAGAGATTTTCCCTTTTCAGAATTTCCAGATGCGGTTGAATTGGATTTGTTTGACGAAAACAATCAGAAAAGTACCATTACAGCAGATTATGCCATTGTTTATGATAAAACGGGGCTGATTGATATGCAAGGGAACGTGGTATTGGCGTCTTATAAAAACGACACATTATATGCTGACCAATTGTACTATGATCAGAATAGAGAGTGGATGTTTACAAATCAACCCGTAACATTTAGAACTGGATCAGACATTATAAATGGTAAGGGGTTTGATTCGGATGTAAAGTTCACAAAAGCCCAAGTGCTTGAAATTGATGGTCTAATTAATGTAGACGAATAG
- a CDS encoding M48 family metallopeptidase encodes MKTKITLLAVVLFLGFQVAHAQQNEECMTKLSIFSEYAKAKNYDAAYEPWMYVRTNCPKLHKAIYSQGADILEHKIDKASGAEKVNFIKDLSKLYEERQANFASDSPVGEFQTKSCQLQYDNRDVLGLSDLELYNCFDAAFNADKENFTNPKSLYTYFSLMVDLYDAQSKTAAELFDKYDDVAEKIQTEVGNYSEKLNVIIEKEEAGTALTRKESSYQRSYESYLKAYDQVSSAVDKKLGDRANCENLIPLYEKGFEDNKANALWLQRAAGKMSEKECTDDPMFFKLVNAYHEISPSANSAYYLGILKDKEGKVNEALAFYEQAVGLETDNFKKARLNERIGDKLKNKGRYGSAREYYMKSLRLNPSNGRPHLRIASMYNASANDCGDSNFNKRAVFWLAADEAEKAGRVDPTLKSAAAQTATSYRAKAPQKSEIFQENMSGKQINVGCWIGRTITVPKI; translated from the coding sequence ATGAAAACGAAAATCACATTATTAGCAGTAGTGCTATTTTTAGGATTTCAAGTTGCCCATGCGCAACAGAACGAGGAATGTATGACGAAACTATCCATATTTTCTGAATATGCAAAAGCAAAAAATTATGATGCTGCTTATGAGCCTTGGATGTATGTCCGTACTAATTGTCCAAAATTGCACAAAGCCATTTATAGTCAAGGAGCTGACATTTTAGAACATAAAATTGATAAAGCTTCAGGCGCAGAAAAGGTAAACTTTATCAAAGATTTATCTAAACTATACGAAGAACGTCAAGCTAACTTTGCAAGTGATTCGCCAGTTGGTGAGTTTCAAACAAAATCTTGTCAGTTACAATATGATAACCGAGACGTTTTAGGTTTGTCAGATTTAGAACTATATAATTGTTTTGATGCCGCTTTTAATGCGGATAAAGAAAATTTTACAAACCCTAAATCATTATACACGTATTTTTCTTTAATGGTAGATTTATATGATGCGCAGTCTAAAACTGCTGCGGAATTATTTGATAAATATGATGATGTTGCTGAAAAAATTCAAACAGAAGTTGGTAATTATTCAGAGAAATTAAATGTTATCATTGAAAAAGAAGAAGCGGGAACAGCTTTAACTAGAAAAGAATCTAGTTACCAAAGATCTTACGAAAGTTATTTAAAAGCTTATGATCAAGTATCAAGTGCTGTTGATAAGAAATTAGGAGATCGTGCAAACTGTGAAAACTTAATTCCACTATACGAAAAAGGCTTTGAAGATAATAAAGCTAACGCACTGTGGTTACAACGTGCAGCAGGAAAAATGTCTGAAAAAGAATGTACAGACGATCCAATGTTCTTTAAGTTAGTAAACGCATATCATGAAATAAGCCCTTCGGCTAATTCAGCTTACTATTTAGGGATCTTAAAAGATAAAGAAGGAAAAGTAAATGAAGCTTTAGCGTTTTATGAGCAAGCTGTAGGTTTAGAAACCGATAATTTCAAAAAAGCGAGACTTAATGAAAGAATTGGTGACAAACTTAAAAATAAAGGGCGTTATGGAAGTGCTCGTGAGTACTATATGAAGTCTTTAAGGTTAAACCCTTCAAATGGTCGTCCTCACTTACGTATTGCATCTATGTATAATGCAAGTGCTAACGATTGTGGAGATAGTAACTTTAACAAGCGTGCTGTGTTTTGGTTAGCTGCTGACGAAGCTGAAAAAGCTGGTCGCGTAGATCCAACATTAAAAAGTGCAGCTGCACAAACAGCAACTAGTTATAGAGCTAAAGCTCCACAAAAATCAGAGATTTTCCAAGAGAATATGTCAGGAAAACAAATTAATGTAGGTTGCTGGATTGGTAGAACGATTACCGTACCAAAAATTTAA
- a CDS encoding type III pantothenate kinase translates to MNLIIDVGNTSVKIAVFQADELIEKITCSLEAFENNFENLLKKYPEINKSIVSSVGLLSNLQLETIKKRLHVLVLNAETPLPFINDYKTPQTLGVDRMALVSAAVKKYPYQNTLIMDAGTCITYDFITNQNQYLGGAISPGIRLRYTSLNNLTANLPLLTKEKPKMIIGNTTNSAIHSGVVHGVLFEIDGVIQTYKEKFSDLTVILTGGDANFLSKQLKSSIFAHSNFLLEGLNHILQYNSNE, encoded by the coding sequence ATGAATTTAATAATAGATGTTGGCAATACATCCGTGAAAATAGCTGTATTTCAAGCGGATGAGCTTATTGAAAAAATAACGTGCTCATTAGAGGCGTTTGAAAATAATTTTGAAAACCTTCTAAAAAAATATCCTGAAATCAATAAGTCCATCGTGTCTTCGGTTGGATTGTTGTCTAATTTGCAATTAGAAACTATTAAAAAACGACTGCATGTTTTAGTTTTAAACGCAGAAACACCGTTGCCATTTATAAATGATTATAAAACACCACAAACATTAGGGGTGGACAGGATGGCATTGGTTAGCGCTGCAGTTAAAAAATACCCATATCAAAATACATTAATAATGGATGCAGGTACTTGTATCACTTATGATTTTATTACGAATCAAAATCAGTACCTAGGAGGTGCCATTTCCCCAGGGATTAGATTGCGCTATACATCTTTAAATAATTTAACAGCCAATTTACCGTTATTAACTAAAGAGAAGCCGAAAATGATAATTGGTAATACCACAAATTCAGCCATTCATTCTGGTGTTGTTCATGGCGTTTTATTTGAAATTGATGGTGTGATTCAAACTTATAAAGAAAAATTTTCAGATTTAACAGTTATTTTAACAGGAGGAGACGCTAATTTTTTGTCTAAACAATTAAAAAGTAGCATATTTGCCCATTCTAATTTCTTATTAGAAGGTTTAAACCACATTTTACAATATAATTCAAACGAATGA